The genome window AAGCTCGGGCATACAAACCTCAAGACCGCATCCGGGTTTCTGTACGGATTTGGACGAAACCATTCAGCGGTTATTTGAAGAATTGGTTTTATAATAGCTTTTAAAATGTTTTTACCACAAATTCCACAAATTAGCACTAATTAATTTGTGAAAATCTCTGGCAAATAAATACAATAATCTTGAAATATTAATTCGGCTAACGAAATTAAAGGACTGCGATAGAAATTTATTGGTCTGAGATAGAGTTTAAAACTATGCACTTTCAGTGCATCTCGCTTTAGCATCAAAAAAAGTTTTTGCAACAGATTCACAGATAAAAAATGATTTTTAAAATCTGTGAATCTGTTGCAAAATTTTACCAATTTTTGCAATCCTGCCTTGCATACTTTCAGTCTGCCTAACTAAATCTATGAACTTTCAGTCCATAGGGGTTTAGTTCCTTGTAAACACCGAGAAATCCTTATATACTGCCGATCTCGTGTGCATATGCCTTAAACCAATTCTGCCTTCAGTGATAGCCGGAGTATTCGAAAGATCCCATGTGAATAGTTTTGAAATATCTTTTCCGTCTACTTTAAAATAGAGTTTTTGACTGGTTTTGATAATCGTGATTTTATAAGTTTCATTAGGATTAAAAAGCCCCGTTTCGAAACTCGCATTCGGAATTTCAGTTGCTGTATTGAAATTTTGTCCGGCAGGAACAGGATACTTTCGCACTCGGATGTAATCTTTTTTCATGTCGGTGTTTTTATTATCATACGAGGCGTAGCTTATGTGCAGTGCCTTCATGTAGGTATAATACGTTTTCATCGCCGGAATTTCCCTTAGATTATTCCATTGCCTAATATCTTCAACATAAGGAGCGATGCCAATACCAGTCGCCTGAAGATATAAAATTGTAGCCCAGATCGTTTTATTATCAGTTTTTGTGTATCTGTACTCGATTTTTAAATCTCCTTTAAATGAAGCTTTTGTCCATAATACAGTATTATGCGCATCATCTCCTTCTACATTTCCTGCACTAAAAAGCATTCCTTCCTCTGTGTTTTTAATATCGGCATGAAGTCCGTCCAAGAACCATTTGGACTGCCAGTCTTTGGTACAGGAATCATTGAATTTTAAGTGCCATTGTTTAGACTGGTTCAGTTTTTCAAATACGGTATCATCTGTATTTTGGCCTTTCATTAAAGCAGAGAAAAAAAATATCAGAATCAGAAGTAAGTTTTTGTTCATTATCACTGTTTTTGAAATCTAAAGTAGTGAACTTTTTTTGGAAGGGGCAGAGGCTTTATAATTTTCAGTTCTAAATAAATTTGTAAAAAATGCAGTAAGTGACAGAATATTACAAATCATTAAAATTTCAATTTTATCAGTTTCTATTAAAATTACAGAAACTAAAATAACTGCAGTATGCAGAATTGATAGCTTTAAATTTGTTTTTCTTTTGCTCAAAGCAATAATTCCGTATACTGTTAAAAAAACATAAAAAGAAATTAAGAAAATCAAAGGACTGAAATTTGTCATATTGATATTCCAGGCCCAGCCAACAGTTTTGCTGATCCCAAAGTGTTTATACCGTTCTGTAAAAACATTTATGAAAATGAAAATCAGAAATAAAATAAAAACCATTCTCTTTTGGAAAAAATAACGAAGCAGTTTCATATCTGTTTTATTCGAAAAGTTACTATCTCACTTTTAAAGCTTTAATCAGCTTTTCATTGCGCTTATCGGCTCTTGAGTTCTGTAATGAAATAACTGCCCAAATAGCAGCGGGAATCCAGCCGATTAAAGTTAATTGGAGTATTAAACAGACAATGCAGGTGAGTATTCTGCCTCTAAACAAGAATGAAAGAAAAGGAAAGAAAATCGCAATTAATGTCATGATACTGTGGTTTTTAAGTTTTTCTAGATCATTTGGGTTACTTGGTGTAAATTAATGATTCTGTTCAAATATATCAAATTATGATAATGTTTACAAATGCAGGTTCCATTATGTCTTTTCTAAGAATTATTTGACTGGCAGGAGCTGACAATCAGTAAGATTAATATTTTGTTATGTGATTATCCTTAACTAATACCAAACAGATCGAATTAGCCACAGATTAAAAAGATTTATACAGACTTAAAAAAAAAATAGTAGTGAAATCTGTGAGAATCTGTGTAATCAGTGGCAAAAAAAACATGGTATTATTTGCGGACAGTCATATTTTGTTATTCAATAACCTCTTTCAGTTTGATTTTTGAATCGGCTTTTCGGTTCCAGTAAATTATATATAAAGTTCCTATGATCGATGGGGTAATCCAGGTAATTAAATTTCCCAGCCCCAATCCAGCAACTATGAAAGCTGTGATGGAAGCGATTAAAGCACCAACCATTTTGCCGATATGTTTGGTCAGCCAGCTGTTTTTAGTTTTTGCGAAATTTTTAAAAAAGATAAAATCTTTAATTGTCATAAACAATCCAAAACCGCCAAAGAAAGCAAATAAAACGCCGTTGGTTATAGTATTTAAAACGCAGTAAATACCAATTAAAATCATAATAATTGATAAAAATAACATCGTTCCCGATATCAATCTGTCTGTCAGATCTGCTTTAACTTTTGACTTTGATTTGAAAGTTAATGCCCGATTTCCTGAGGTTACAAGATAAATAGTAAAGATTCCGATTAGAAATAAAAATAAGTTTTGATGTTTTGGCATGAAACAAATAGGCAGTGAAAGCAGTGAACTTGTAATCATTCCAATGGAGAACAGTTTTCCCATTTTTTTGTGCAGCTTTTGTCCTTTTTTCACAATTATATTGCCGATTCCAGTAATTAATCCAATTCCGCCGAAAAAGGCATGGATATAAATTAAAATAGTAATAGTCTGTTCCATGTTTTTATTCTTTTAGTTCAACGATTCAAACTTAGCAGTACATGCTTATTTTATGAAAAGAATATTTCTGAACTGTATGTTTTTTGTGATGAGCTGTAAAAACGAAATGGAATTATATCTAATGCCTTATCAGCTGTGTTTTGAATTCTCATTGGGGCAGATAAAAAAGAATCAGAATCAGTAATCGCTTTTATTCATTATCACTGTTTGGTCAGTTAAAAGTAGTTAGCACGCGAAGCAGTTGAAATCTACTTAAAAACATACTTACGTATAAATACTTAATTTTTTTCAAAAACTGCGTTTTGGCAGTTTTTGTTCCAATTAAAGCCATTATTTTTGCTTTATAAATAAGTAAAATACTTAGACGTAAGTTTGGTACTTAGAAAAAATAAACAATACTAAACGATTAAATTTTTTGATATGAGTTCAATTTCAACAAATCAACCGCTTTCAAGTTTAAACATTTTTAGTGGAAAAGGAGTTCAGATGCGTACCTTCCACATTACATGGTTAACATTTTTCTTTTGCTTTTTTGCATGGTTTGGTATGGCATCACTTATGCCGATCGCCAAAGAGCAATTGCACCTGACAAAAGACCAATTAGGTAACATTCAAATTGCGTCGGTATCGGCAACCATCATCGCCAGATTATTAATAGGCCGATTGGTAGATAAATTTGGACCAAGAATAATTTATACTTGGTTATTAGTGATCTGCTCCGTACCGGTTTTACTGATTGGTACTTCACAAACATATGAGAGTTTCCTGTTTTTTAGATTGGCTATCGGAGTTATTGGAGCTTCTTTTGTTATCACGCAGTTTCATACTTCGGTAATGTTTGCCCCGTCCATTAAAGGAACTGCCAACGCTACGGCAGGAGGATTTGGAAATGCAGGTGCTGGTCTGGCTAATATTACCATGCCGCTTATTGCAGCAGGATTTGTGGGATTAGGAGTGTGTACTAAGGAAGACAGCTGGAGATATGCCATGATTGTTCCAGGAGTGATGTTATTGGTTTTTGCTTTTTTGTATTTCCGATTTACCAAAGATTTGCCAAATGGTAACTATAAAGAACTTGGAATAGAAACAGCGAATAAAGAAAACACTTTTATGCTGGCTGTAAAAGATTACCGTACTTGGGTTTTGACCATTGCTTATGCTGCTTGTTTTGGAGTTGAGATCACTATTGATAATTTTGCTCCTATCTATTTTACAGATACTTTTGGTGCCACTTTGAAAACAGCAGGAATCTGTGCAGGTATTTTTGGATTAATCAACCTTTTTGCAAGACCATTAGGAGGAATAGTTGCTGACAAAGTTGGTAAGAGATATGGTTTTTCAGGAAAAAATTTATTGCTTGCGTTACTGCTTCTTATAGAAGGTGTAGGTGTTATTTTCTTTGGAATGACAAATCAATTAGGGGTTGCGATCTTTTTAATGTTCTTGTTTGGAATGAGTTTAAAAATGGCTAATGGAGCAACTTATAGTCTTGTGCCTTTCGTAAATCCAAAAGCCGTAGGCAGTGTTGCCGGAATTGTAGGAGCAGGCGGGAATATTGGAGCAATGCTGATTGCTTTCCTGTTCAAAGCTAAAGCGGTTAAATTTACTAAAGACGTGATTGACGAAAGCGGAGTATCACAAACTAAGGATTTAATTGATTACACAAGTGCTTTTTATGTATTGGGATTCATTATTCTGGTAACAGGAGTTGTCGTTTTGGCTATAAAACTTTTAGTTAAAGATAAAGAAGAAGAGAAATTACCTGCTGGTGTGAATTTAGCCTATCAAACAGTAAAATCTTAAACCTGCAAAACAAAAATAGTATATGTTTTTGTATAAAAAGAAAGGCTATCCGGATAAGGACAGCCTTTCTTTTTTTTGTGATCGGAAATTTATGCAAAAAAAAAATCTGCTAAATCTGCGTGAAAATTAAAAATCAAATCGCTTAACGTAATGACATTGCGGTAACGGGAGCTAGGGAGTTCGTCCAACACCTTGAATGGTCAGCCCGAGTTCAAGGGAGCTTGTTCAACCACTTTGACAGACCTCCTTTAAAAAAAAAAAGGCATTCTTGAATATTTTGCGATAAAAATTCCGTGTTATTTCTTTAGATAACTGTCCGTAAATAATACCATGTTTTTTTTCGCCACTGATTACACAGATTCTCACAGATTTCATTACTATTTTTTTAAAAAAATCTGTGTAAATCTTTTTAATCTGTGGCTAATTCTATCAGTTTGGTATTAGTTAAGGATAGTTATATTTTTTTATATGCTTTGTCGATCTCTCTGTGGGTACAGAAAAAATTTCTGCGCTAACGTGGTGTGACGCTTGCGCTATCGGGTGAGCTTTTAGTTTTTATTAAATTTTTTACAGTATTCAATTTGTCCCTTAAAGTCTACTTCGATGTGTTTAATAATAGTTTCGCATACGTCTTTGTAGTCGTCTTCAGTTATTGGTGATTGTTCACTTCGCCAACCTCCGTGTGATAGGTCATTGATTAATGTATATGATTTAGTGTCGTTAGGAATATTCTTTTTTATGTATTCAGCAATTCCGTCTTTTGATATATCAACGTTTTGAAACTTCGTTAAAGTTTCAATAATGTGCCGTATTGAATTTGCTGTAGTATGATTTGCAAGTTCATTTTTTCTTGCAATGTTGTAGATGTCTATTAAGTGATTGATGTATGGTACGGTCAAATTGTTATTGAAGTCTTTTAATTCTCCTTTTTTCAATAATAATTTTTTGTCAACAATGTTGTTAGCTGTTAAGACCCTCATAAAATCATTGTTGTGAGTAAAGATTATTAGTCTTTCACGTTTCAGTTTGTCAATAATTTTTGAAATGTCACGGATTACACCGCTAACAGTATAAACATGCGTAAAATCCATACTTGAAATTGGGTCGTCAATTATGAAAAATAAATTTTCGTAATCGTCTTCGGTTTCTACTTTCAAGTGTGTGTCGCCAATATAGTATGCAAAAGCTACGATGTTTTTTTCTCCTTCACTTAAAACGTCTTTTGCTTGGTCTTTTTCGAGTGCATTTTCGTAAAAAACAAGTCTGAAAGTTTCTTCGTCAAGTGTGTATTTGTCAGAGAAAAAATAATTTAAAACTGATTTAATTGTTGAGGCTACTTTATCTTTTTTACTAACTTTTTGTTGCTCTTTTTTCTTTTTAATTTCTGCATCAAGCGTTTTCCACTTTTCTCTTAATTGAAAAATACTTTTAATGTTTGTTTTGTGAGTTTCAACTAAATTATTGTATGCACATTTACATATTTCCTTTCTAACTGTTTTATTTTCTTCGCCTATTCGATTTTTTTTAGCGTTAATTATATCAATTTGTTCATTATTTTGGTCAATAATACTATTCAATAAAGTTTGATGTTTTTCGATGTTTTCAATTATTGAATTTTCTGCTGGAATAGGTTTGTTAATATCTTTAAGTTTTTCTTCAATAATATCAATGAAAACTTGAATTGCTTTTTGGGCTTCTTCAACGATTAGAGAGCCTAACTCTACTTCTTCACTTGATGGAATGTATTTGGTTTTATATTCATTAAATGAATTTATTCGTTTTGAATTCGTATTTTCAATTGATTTTAAAAAGTCAATAATGTTTGATAATAGTTCTATGTTGCCTTTAAATTGCTTTATGGTCTTTGCTTCTGTATCGTTAATATATTTAGTGTAGTTATCAATTAAACTAAGAGCATTTTCTTGTAACTCTTGCTCGCAGAAAGGAGGCTGTCCAAAAAGTAAGGACAGCCTTTTTTTTGCTGTTTTTAATCTAAAATAGTATCTTAGAGTTGCACAAAAAACGAGCAATGGCTAAAGTAATATTTAAATCGCAATCGATCAATACACCGGAACTTTTTCCGATAAATATTTTTGATAAAATTTCAGAAAACCACCCTGTCCGCTTAGTGGACAAGGTCGTCAATTCATTGGATATAAGCCATATACTTAAAAAATATAAAGGAGGAGGGACCTCGGCTTATCATCCCAGAATGATGCTTAAAGTTTTGTTTTACAGCTATTTGAGCAACACTTATTCCTGCCGAAAAATAGCAAAAGCACTCACCGAGAACATTCATTTTATGTTTATTTCAGGCAACTCAACCCCTGATTTTAGAACCATCAACGATTTTAGAGGAAAGGTTCTAAAAGAAAACATCAAAGATTTATTTGCAGAAGTAGTCAAAATGCTTGTGGAAATGGGCTATGTCAGTCTGGATATCCAATACATCGATGGAACAAAAATTGAAGCCAAATCCAACAAATACACCTTTGTCTGGCGGGGTTCTATAGAGAAATACAAAGAAAAACTCGAAGTAAAAATCAACAGCATCTTATCCGATATCGAAAACAGTATTTTATCAGATAATCAAGAAGTCAACAAGGAAGAATTACCAAAAAAAATAAACTCGGAAGAGCTGAAAGAAAAATTATCAGAACTCAATAAAAAACTCAAAGAGCCCAACAAGAAGATAACCAAAGAGCTTGAAAAGCTTCAGGAAGAGCACCTGCCAAAGCTTGAAAAATACGAAAAAGATTTAGTGATTTTAGGCAATAGAAACTCCTACAGCAAAACAGATCCTGACGCTACCTTTATGAGAATGAAGGAAGACCATATGAAAAACGGACAGTTAAAACCTGCATACAATCCTCAGATTTCTACTGAAAATCAATTCATTACCAATGTAACCATTCATCAGACACCTAACGACACTACGACTTTAAAATCCCATCTGGAGGAATTTGAAAAAATGTATCAAAAACAAAGCAAAACAGTTGTAGCCGATGCTGGTTATGGAAGCGAAGAAAACTACGAAATGCTTGAAAATAAAGACATAACGGCCTATGTAAAGTATAATTATTTTCACAAAGAACAGAAGAAAAAAATGAAGGACAATCCGTTTCTTGTCCAGAATTTGTTCTACAATATACAGCAGGATTTTTATGTGTGTCCAATGGGACAAAGAATGGAAAACATTGGCAGTGGAAAACGGACATCGGCCAACGGATACGAATCACAAGTATCTTATTATCAAGCAAAAAGATGTGATGGATGTCCACTTAGAAGTTTGTGCCATAAAGCCAAAGGAAACAGAACAATAGAAGTAAACCACCGCCTGAACCAATTAAGGGCTCAGGCCAAAGAGCTGCTCATGAGCGAAAAAGGACTCGAACACCGAAGCAAACGCCCAATAGAAGTTGAAGCAGTATTCGGACAGCTAAAAAACAACAATAAATTCAGCCGGTTTACTTTCACAAGCATCGAAAAAGTGGAAATGGAATTTCTATTGATGGCTATCGGGCATAATTTCAGAAAAATGATAGCAAAGAACAATGATGCGTCGAAAACTCATCTAAAAATCTCCTTCAGAGTTCTAAATAGAGCTATAAAAGTCGAAATTCACTTTTTAAATACTGTAACAGAATATTTTTTCATTAATCAACCAACCCAAAATCGATTCCTGAAATTTGCAGCATAAAAAAAGCTGTCCTTTTCGGACAGCCTCTTTTGTTTCGAAGAATAATCCCATTCCTGTTTCAACAAATACTTGCTTGCTTTTGATTTTTTGTTTAAAATCTTCTGCTAATGAACTCAAAGAGAATTCTTTGTTTAAATTTTCCTTAATTTGGTTCAATGATTTCAAGTCAATGTTTATTTTATCAACATTTCCAATGTCTTCTAGGTTTTCAGGGATTGATTTGATTTTATTGTAGTCTGCAAAAAGGTCATCAATGTTTTTGGAAACTTCGAATAAATCTTTTTCAATGCCCTGGAAAATTTCGCTTGGCTTTAAATAGACATATTCGCTAAGTCTTTTGATGTTTTGGATGTTACTTATGTTTTCTTCTACATAAGTGTTAATTTCCT of Flavobacterium marginilacus contains these proteins:
- a CDS encoding AAA family ATPase; the encoded protein is MLVFCATLRYYFRLKTAKKRLSLLFGQPPFCEQELQENALSLIDNYTKYINDTEAKTIKQFKGNIELLSNIIDFLKSIENTNSKRINSFNEYKTKYIPSSEEVELGSLIVEEAQKAIQVFIDIIEEKLKDINKPIPAENSIIENIEKHQTLLNSIIDQNNEQIDIINAKKNRIGEENKTVRKEICKCAYNNLVETHKTNIKSIFQLREKWKTLDAEIKKKKEQQKVSKKDKVASTIKSVLNYFFSDKYTLDEETFRLVFYENALEKDQAKDVLSEGEKNIVAFAYYIGDTHLKVETEDDYENLFFIIDDPISSMDFTHVYTVSGVIRDISKIIDKLKRERLIIFTHNNDFMRVLTANNIVDKKLLLKKGELKDFNNNLTVPYINHLIDIYNIARKNELANHTTANSIRHIIETLTKFQNVDISKDGIAEYIKKNIPNDTKSYTLINDLSHGGWRSEQSPITEDDYKDVCETIIKHIEVDFKGQIEYCKKFNKN
- a CDS encoding IS1182 family transposase, whose translation is MAKVIFKSQSINTPELFPINIFDKISENHPVRLVDKVVNSLDISHILKKYKGGGTSAYHPRMMLKVLFYSYLSNTYSCRKIAKALTENIHFMFISGNSTPDFRTINDFRGKVLKENIKDLFAEVVKMLVEMGYVSLDIQYIDGTKIEAKSNKYTFVWRGSIEKYKEKLEVKINSILSDIENSILSDNQEVNKEELPKKINSEELKEKLSELNKKLKEPNKKITKELEKLQEEHLPKLEKYEKDLVILGNRNSYSKTDPDATFMRMKEDHMKNGQLKPAYNPQISTENQFITNVTIHQTPNDTTTLKSHLEEFEKMYQKQSKTVVADAGYGSEENYEMLENKDITAYVKYNYFHKEQKKKMKDNPFLVQNLFYNIQQDFYVCPMGQRMENIGSGKRTSANGYESQVSYYQAKRCDGCPLRSLCHKAKGNRTIEVNHRLNQLRAQAKELLMSEKGLEHRSKRPIEVEAVFGQLKNNNKFSRFTFTSIEKVEMEFLLMAIGHNFRKMIAKNNDASKTHLKISFRVLNRAIKVEIHFLNTVTEYFFINQPTQNRFLKFAA
- a CDS encoding DUF1961 family protein encodes the protein MNKNLLLILIFFFSALMKGQNTDDTVFEKLNQSKQWHLKFNDSCTKDWQSKWFLDGLHADIKNTEEGMLFSAGNVEGDDAHNTVLWTKASFKGDLKIEYRYTKTDNKTIWATILYLQATGIGIAPYVEDIRQWNNLREIPAMKTYYTYMKALHISYASYDNKNTDMKKDYIRVRKYPVPAGQNFNTATEIPNASFETGLFNPNETYKITIIKTSQKLYFKVDGKDISKLFTWDLSNTPAITEGRIGLRHMHTRSAVYKDFSVFTRN
- a CDS encoding YqaE/Pmp3 family membrane protein, whose product is MTLIAIFFPFLSFLFRGRILTCIVCLILQLTLIGWIPAAIWAVISLQNSRADKRNEKLIKALKVR
- a CDS encoding MFS transporter; the encoded protein is MSSISTNQPLSSLNIFSGKGVQMRTFHITWLTFFFCFFAWFGMASLMPIAKEQLHLTKDQLGNIQIASVSATIIARLLIGRLVDKFGPRIIYTWLLVICSVPVLLIGTSQTYESFLFFRLAIGVIGASFVITQFHTSVMFAPSIKGTANATAGGFGNAGAGLANITMPLIAAGFVGLGVCTKEDSWRYAMIVPGVMLLVFAFLYFRFTKDLPNGNYKELGIETANKENTFMLAVKDYRTWVLTIAYAACFGVEITIDNFAPIYFTDTFGATLKTAGICAGIFGLINLFARPLGGIVADKVGKRYGFSGKNLLLALLLLIEGVGVIFFGMTNQLGVAIFLMFLFGMSLKMANGATYSLVPFVNPKAVGSVAGIVGAGGNIGAMLIAFLFKAKAVKFTKDVIDESGVSQTKDLIDYTSAFYVLGFIILVTGVVVLAIKLLVKDKEEEKLPAGVNLAYQTVKS